One Grus americana isolate bGruAme1 chromosome Z, bGruAme1.mat, whole genome shotgun sequence DNA window includes the following coding sequences:
- the LOC129199368 gene encoding sperm-associated antigen 4 protein-like has protein sequence MRPGGCPQEGSSGFSPVSLPDLVLIVSGSLALALVSLQGYLSTCICTVKEITQKRSGLSVILSLIFIAAFAGAYYGTSLPMWMLWAKEVPQVLQEQPAGELKSVRNSLALLEERVQELQQLRKDVACTAEEMSRLKEELQDMRMAMAAMPLEENIQMSAWTLKSAGVTIDLQRSPRNYVWPCSIFRFLCDLNPLETFVQLDISPGYCWPFQGSWSQVVIRLPAQVRPTAITLQHPLKKSSALGDISSAPRDFTVLGVDEGGEEETLLGTFSYDTEKEATQTFPLQKQLPRAFQLIRLVIQSNWGKSGYTCIYRVQVHGKITGRNAISQA, from the exons ATGCGTCCCGGCGGGTGTCCTCAGGAAGGGTCCTCaggcttttctcctgtttctttgcCAGACTTGGTCTTGATCGTTTCCGGCAGTCTGGCGCTGGCCCTGGTGTCCCTGCAGGGCTACCTGAGCACCTGCATCTGCACTGT GAAAGAGATCACCCAGAAGAGGAGCGGGCTCTCTGTGATCCTGTCCCTCATCTTCATAGCCGCTTTTG CTGGTGCCTACTACGGGACTTCGCTGCCCATGTGGATGCTGTGGGCAAAGGAGGTGCCACAG GTGCTGCAAGAGCAGCCTGCGGGTGAGCTGAAGTCTGTACG GAACTCGCTTGCTCTGCTGGAAGAACGAGTCCAGGAGTTGCAACAGCTGAGAAAGGATGTTGCGTGCACGGCTGAAGAGATGAGCCGTCtgaaggag GAACTTCAGGACATGAGAATGGCAATGGCCGCGATGCCTTTGGAAGAGAACATCCAGATGTCTGCCTGGACTCTGAAAAGTGCAG gGGTCACCATCGACCTGCAGAGATCACCCAGGAACTATGTGTGGCCCTGCAGCATATTCCGGTTCCTTTGTGATCTCAACCCTCTGGAAACTTTTGTGCAG CTGGACATTTCCCCGGGATACTGCTGGCCGTTCCAAGGGTCTTGGAGCCAGGTGGTCATTAGGTTGCCCGCACAAGTCCGACCAACCGCGATCACTCTGCAGCACCCATTGAAGAAGTCCTCTGCACTTGGGGACATCAGCAGCGCCCCCCGAGATTTCACTGTCTTG GGAGTGGatgagggaggagaagaggaaactCTGCTCGGGACATTCAGCTATGACACAGAGAAAGAGGCGACCCAGACCTTCCCTCTGCAG aagcagcttccCAGAGCCTTTCAGCTTATCAGGCTCGTCATACAGAGCAACTGGGGGAAGTCAGGCTACACCTGCATTTATCGTGTGCAGGTTCATGGGAAGATAACAGGAAGGAACGCCATCAGCCAGGCATGA
- the TJP2 gene encoding tight junction protein ZO-2 isoform X1, whose amino-acid sequence MGATQGSAGSEPREPAGGAEQAPGMEELIWEQYTVTLQKDSKRGFGIAVSGGRDNPHFENGETSIVISDVLPGGPADGLLQENDRVVIVNGTPMENVPHSFAVQQLRKSGKVATIVVKRPRKVHAAALKRSPSIDYEDRALDVMDDHAEFDGKSARSGYSDRSWHSGNGGRSQSWGNSLDQSYRDERDRGRNRSRDRDRECSYSRDRSRGRSVDRSLDRDYRRDRSRGRSIDRDGGYEQDYRGDYSPPSYSHGSQPDPRYGREARSRSRDRLCSRSPSPEIHHQHEYLGLQDQNGPISVLLTKGRHNEEYGLRLGSQIFIKEMTRTGLATKDGNLHEGDIILKINGTVTENMSLADARKLIEKSRGKLQLVVLRDRKQTLLNIPSLNDSDSEMDDISEIESNRSFSPQDDRLHHSDLDSHSSNEKLKEKPNAKDDPSSRMSRMGATPTPFKSSGDIATPAVTVVDTKKEVNYQDDSAVSQPKAVTRTILKPSPEDEAIYGPNTKMVRFKKGDSVGLRLAGGNDVGIFVAGIQEGTSADQEGLQEGDQILKVNTQDFRGIVREDAVLYLLEIPKGETVTILAQSKYEVYRDIMACGRGDSFFIRSHFECEKESPQSLAFTRGEIFRVVDTLYDGKLGSWLAVRIGNELEKGLIPNKSRAEQMASVQNAQKDGSSDRADFWRTRGQRSGVKKNLRKSREDLTAVVSVSTKFPAYERVQLREAGFKRPVVIFGPIADIAMEKLSNDLPHLYQTAKTEPRDAGSEKSTGVVRLNTVRQIIEQDKHALLDVTPKAVDLLNYTQWFPIVVFFNPDSKQGVKTMRQRLCSTSNKSSRKLYEQANKLKKTCSHLFTATINLNSANDSWYGSLKDTIQQQQGEAVWVSEGKMDGMEDDADDRMSYLTAMGADYLSCDSRLISDLEDTDGEGGAYTDNELDEPSDEPRISSVSRSSEPVHHEESLKKFSPEPRAHLRKAGSREILREPSPPPAFKPEPPKGKLQNKEDLYDFPKNYDSKSSNIAVSSETSTVSAKAAPPPVSVKPAFGRPILRNSQPAVPPADEEEETKLEEEGSEQENTPKSVLRKVKIFEEMDHKARIQRMQELQEAQNARLEIAQKHPDIYAVPVKTQKSEQNWPQPMSSRPPEPQKPPIRPYLDNRGSYGSDAEEEEEYRRQLSDHSKKGYYGQPSRYRDTEL is encoded by the exons GCCCCAGGCATGGAAGAGCTGATATGGGAACAGTACACTGTGACCTTACAAAAG GATTCAAAACGAGGATTTGGGATTGCAGTTTCCGGCGGCAGAGATAACCCTCATTTTGAAAATGGCGAAACATCAATAGTCATTTCAGATGTTCTCCCAGGTGGTCCAGCAGATGGATTACTTCA AGAAAATGACCGGGTGGTCATAGTTAATGGGACCCCAATGGAAAACGTTCCACATTCTTTTGCAGTCCAACAGCTTAGGAAAAGTGGAAAAGTGGCCACCATT GTAGTGAAAAGACCAAGGAAAGTGCATGCTGCTGCGTTGAAGAGAAGTCCTTCAATTGACTATGAGGACAGAGCTTTAGATGTAATGGATGACCATGCAGAATTTGATGGCAAAAGTGCTCGAAGTGGCTACAGTGACAGAAGCTGGCATAGTGGTAATGGAGGGCGCAGCCAAAGCTGGGGAAACAGCCTGGATCAGAGCTATAGAGATGAACGAGACAGAGGGCGTAACCGAAGCAGAGACCGTGATAGGGAATGCAGCTACAGCCGTGATCGAAGTCGTGGTAGGAGTGTTGACAGGAGCTTGGATCGAGACTATAGAAGAGAtcggagcaggggaaggagcatTGACAGGGATGGTGGCTATGAACAGGACTACAGAGGAGACTACAGCCCACCCAGTTATAGTCACGGGTCTCAACCTGATCCTAGATACGGGAGGGAAGCGAGGAGTCGAAGTCGGGACAGACTTTGTTCCCGAAGTCCTTCACCTGAAATACACCATCAGCATGAGTACCTAGGACTGCAGGATCAGAATGGACCCATCAGTGTTCTCTTAACAAAAGGCAGACATAATGAAG AATATGGCCTCCGGCTTGGAAGTCAGATCTTCATAAAAGAAATGACCCGTACTGGCCTAGCAACCAAAGATGGCAACCTTCATGAAGGGGATATCATTCTCAAG ATCAATGGTACTGTGACAGAGAACATGTCTTTAGCTGATGCCCGAAAATTGATTGAGAAGTCACGGGGGAAGCTCCAGCTGGTTGTCCTCAGGGACAGAAAACAGACACTGCTCAACATTCCTTCACTGAACGACAGTGACTCTGAAATGGATG ACATTTCTGAAATAGAGTCAAACAGATCATTCTCCCCTCAAGATGACAGATTACATCATTCTGATCTAGATTCACATTCATCcaatgaaaagctgaaagagaaacCAAA tgcaAAAGATGATCCATCTAGTAGGATGTCCAGGATGGGAGCAACACCTACACCGTTCAAATCAAGTGGTGACATTGCTACTCCTGCTGTTACAGTTGTAGacacaaagaaagaagtgaatTACCAAGATGACTCAGCAG TGTCTCAACCAAAAGCGGTTACAAGAACGATTCTTAAACCCAGCCCTGAAGATGAAGCAATATATGG TCCTAATACGAAAATGGTGAGATTCAAGAAAGGGGACAGTGTGGGTCTACGACTGGCTGGTGGAAATGATGTAGGCATTTTTGTTGCTGGAATTCAAGAAGGCACCTCAGCTGATCAGGAGGGACTGCAGGAAGGAGATCAGATTCTTAAG GTAAACACTCAAGACTTCAGAGGCATTGTTCGGGAAGATGCTGTTTTGTATCTCTTAGAAATTCCCAAAGGTGAAACAGTGACAATTCTGGCTCAAAGCAAATATGAAG TCTACAGAGACATCATGGCCTGTGGCAGAGGAGATTCATTCTTCATCAGGAGCCACTTTGAGTGTGAAAAAGAGTCACCACAGAGCTTAGCATTCACCAGAGGGGAGATATTTAGAGTAGTTGATACACTGTATGATGGCAAACTGGGAAGCTGGCTGGCCGTGAGAATTGGAAATGAACTGGAAAAGGGCCTCATTCCAAATAAGAGCAG AGCTGAGCAGATGGCCAGTGTTCAAAATGCTCAAAAAGATGGCTCAAGTGATAGGGCAGACTTCTGGAGAACACGTGGCCAGCGGTCTGGAGTGAAGAAGAATCTGAGGAAGAGTCGTGAAGATCTGACAGCTGTTGTATCTGTGAGCACAAAATTCCCAGCTTATGAGCGAGTTCAGTTGCGTGAGG ctggtTTTAAGAGACCTGTGGTTATATTTGGCCCGATTGCAGATATCGCTATGGAGAAGTTGTCAAATGATTTGCCTCACCTGTACCAGACAGCAA AGACAGAACCCAGAGACGCAGGTTCAGAGAAGTCAACTGGGGTAGTGCGCTTGAACACTGTGAGGCAAATCATTGAGCAG GATAAACATGCTCTGTTGGATGTGACTCCTAAAGCAGTGGACCTGCTAAATTATACCCAGTGGTTTCCAATTGTGGTCTTCTTTAACCCAGACAGTAAGCAGGGTGTGAAAACCATGAGACAAAGGCTATGTTCCACATCTAACAAGAGCTCGAGAAAACTTTATgagcaagcaaacaaactgaagaaaacttgTTCCCACCTCTTTACAG CCACCATCAATTTGAATTCAGCCAACGATAGCTGGTATGGTAGTCTGAAAGACAcaattcagcagcagcaaggagaagCAGTATGGGTATCAGAAGGAAAG ATGGACGGCATggaagatgatgcagatgatCGTATGTCTTATCTTACTGCAATGGGCGCTGACTATTTGAGTTGTGACAGTCGGCTGATCAGTGACCTAGAGGATACAGATGGAGAAGGAGGTGCATACACTGACAATGAACTTGACGAGCCCTCAGACGAACCAAGGATTTCATCTGTTAGCCGGTCCTCTGAACCTGTGCATCATGAGGAG agtttaaaaaaatttagtcCAGAACCAAGGGCTCATTTGAGAAAAGCTGGTAGCAGGGAGATTCTTAGAGAACCAAGTCCACCTCCAGCATTCAAGCCTGAACCACCCAAG GGAAAGTTACAAAACAAAGAGGATCTATATGACTTCCCCAAGAACTACGACTCCAAATCAAGTAACATTGCTGTCAGCAGTGAGACTTCAACTGTATCAGCTAAAGCAGCACCACCACCTGTTTCTGTGAAACCTGCCTTTGGGCGTCCCATCCTGAGAAACTCTCAGCCAGCAGTCCCACCTgcagatgaggaagaggagaccaagttggaagaggaaggaagcgAACAAGAAAATACTCCAAAATCTGTACTgaggaaagtaaaaatatttgaagagatGGATCATAAGGCGAGGATACAAAGAATGCAAGAGCTACAGGAGGCCCAGAATGCCAGG cttgAAATAGCCCAGAAGCACCCAGATATTTATGCTGTCCCTGTCAAAACACAGAAGTcagaacagaactggccccagccTATGAG CTCCAGACCTCCAGAACCCCAGAAACCTCCTATTAGGCCTTACCTAGACAACCGTGGCAGTTACGGCAGTgatgcagaagaggaggaggagtacCGTCGGCAGCTATCAGACCATTCTAAGAAGGGGTATTATGGACAGCCATCCAGATACAGAGACACAGAATTGTAG
- the TJP2 gene encoding tight junction protein ZO-2 isoform X2, with protein MEELIWEQYTVTLQKDSKRGFGIAVSGGRDNPHFENGETSIVISDVLPGGPADGLLQENDRVVIVNGTPMENVPHSFAVQQLRKSGKVATIVVKRPRKVHAAALKRSPSIDYEDRALDVMDDHAEFDGKSARSGYSDRSWHSGNGGRSQSWGNSLDQSYRDERDRGRNRSRDRDRECSYSRDRSRGRSVDRSLDRDYRRDRSRGRSIDRDGGYEQDYRGDYSPPSYSHGSQPDPRYGREARSRSRDRLCSRSPSPEIHHQHEYLGLQDQNGPISVLLTKGRHNEEYGLRLGSQIFIKEMTRTGLATKDGNLHEGDIILKINGTVTENMSLADARKLIEKSRGKLQLVVLRDRKQTLLNIPSLNDSDSEMDDISEIESNRSFSPQDDRLHHSDLDSHSSNEKLKEKPNAKDDPSSRMSRMGATPTPFKSSGDIATPAVTVVDTKKEVNYQDDSAVSQPKAVTRTILKPSPEDEAIYGPNTKMVRFKKGDSVGLRLAGGNDVGIFVAGIQEGTSADQEGLQEGDQILKVNTQDFRGIVREDAVLYLLEIPKGETVTILAQSKYEVYRDIMACGRGDSFFIRSHFECEKESPQSLAFTRGEIFRVVDTLYDGKLGSWLAVRIGNELEKGLIPNKSRAEQMASVQNAQKDGSSDRADFWRTRGQRSGVKKNLRKSREDLTAVVSVSTKFPAYERVQLREAGFKRPVVIFGPIADIAMEKLSNDLPHLYQTAKTEPRDAGSEKSTGVVRLNTVRQIIEQDKHALLDVTPKAVDLLNYTQWFPIVVFFNPDSKQGVKTMRQRLCSTSNKSSRKLYEQANKLKKTCSHLFTATINLNSANDSWYGSLKDTIQQQQGEAVWVSEGKMDGMEDDADDRMSYLTAMGADYLSCDSRLISDLEDTDGEGGAYTDNELDEPSDEPRISSVSRSSEPVHHEESLKKFSPEPRAHLRKAGSREILREPSPPPAFKPEPPKGKLQNKEDLYDFPKNYDSKSSNIAVSSETSTVSAKAAPPPVSVKPAFGRPILRNSQPAVPPADEEEETKLEEEGSEQENTPKSVLRKVKIFEEMDHKARIQRMQELQEAQNARLEIAQKHPDIYAVPVKTQKSEQNWPQPMSSRPPEPQKPPIRPYLDNRGSYGSDAEEEEEYRRQLSDHSKKGYYGQPSRYRDTEL; from the exons ATGGAAGAGCTGATATGGGAACAGTACACTGTGACCTTACAAAAG GATTCAAAACGAGGATTTGGGATTGCAGTTTCCGGCGGCAGAGATAACCCTCATTTTGAAAATGGCGAAACATCAATAGTCATTTCAGATGTTCTCCCAGGTGGTCCAGCAGATGGATTACTTCA AGAAAATGACCGGGTGGTCATAGTTAATGGGACCCCAATGGAAAACGTTCCACATTCTTTTGCAGTCCAACAGCTTAGGAAAAGTGGAAAAGTGGCCACCATT GTAGTGAAAAGACCAAGGAAAGTGCATGCTGCTGCGTTGAAGAGAAGTCCTTCAATTGACTATGAGGACAGAGCTTTAGATGTAATGGATGACCATGCAGAATTTGATGGCAAAAGTGCTCGAAGTGGCTACAGTGACAGAAGCTGGCATAGTGGTAATGGAGGGCGCAGCCAAAGCTGGGGAAACAGCCTGGATCAGAGCTATAGAGATGAACGAGACAGAGGGCGTAACCGAAGCAGAGACCGTGATAGGGAATGCAGCTACAGCCGTGATCGAAGTCGTGGTAGGAGTGTTGACAGGAGCTTGGATCGAGACTATAGAAGAGAtcggagcaggggaaggagcatTGACAGGGATGGTGGCTATGAACAGGACTACAGAGGAGACTACAGCCCACCCAGTTATAGTCACGGGTCTCAACCTGATCCTAGATACGGGAGGGAAGCGAGGAGTCGAAGTCGGGACAGACTTTGTTCCCGAAGTCCTTCACCTGAAATACACCATCAGCATGAGTACCTAGGACTGCAGGATCAGAATGGACCCATCAGTGTTCTCTTAACAAAAGGCAGACATAATGAAG AATATGGCCTCCGGCTTGGAAGTCAGATCTTCATAAAAGAAATGACCCGTACTGGCCTAGCAACCAAAGATGGCAACCTTCATGAAGGGGATATCATTCTCAAG ATCAATGGTACTGTGACAGAGAACATGTCTTTAGCTGATGCCCGAAAATTGATTGAGAAGTCACGGGGGAAGCTCCAGCTGGTTGTCCTCAGGGACAGAAAACAGACACTGCTCAACATTCCTTCACTGAACGACAGTGACTCTGAAATGGATG ACATTTCTGAAATAGAGTCAAACAGATCATTCTCCCCTCAAGATGACAGATTACATCATTCTGATCTAGATTCACATTCATCcaatgaaaagctgaaagagaaacCAAA tgcaAAAGATGATCCATCTAGTAGGATGTCCAGGATGGGAGCAACACCTACACCGTTCAAATCAAGTGGTGACATTGCTACTCCTGCTGTTACAGTTGTAGacacaaagaaagaagtgaatTACCAAGATGACTCAGCAG TGTCTCAACCAAAAGCGGTTACAAGAACGATTCTTAAACCCAGCCCTGAAGATGAAGCAATATATGG TCCTAATACGAAAATGGTGAGATTCAAGAAAGGGGACAGTGTGGGTCTACGACTGGCTGGTGGAAATGATGTAGGCATTTTTGTTGCTGGAATTCAAGAAGGCACCTCAGCTGATCAGGAGGGACTGCAGGAAGGAGATCAGATTCTTAAG GTAAACACTCAAGACTTCAGAGGCATTGTTCGGGAAGATGCTGTTTTGTATCTCTTAGAAATTCCCAAAGGTGAAACAGTGACAATTCTGGCTCAAAGCAAATATGAAG TCTACAGAGACATCATGGCCTGTGGCAGAGGAGATTCATTCTTCATCAGGAGCCACTTTGAGTGTGAAAAAGAGTCACCACAGAGCTTAGCATTCACCAGAGGGGAGATATTTAGAGTAGTTGATACACTGTATGATGGCAAACTGGGAAGCTGGCTGGCCGTGAGAATTGGAAATGAACTGGAAAAGGGCCTCATTCCAAATAAGAGCAG AGCTGAGCAGATGGCCAGTGTTCAAAATGCTCAAAAAGATGGCTCAAGTGATAGGGCAGACTTCTGGAGAACACGTGGCCAGCGGTCTGGAGTGAAGAAGAATCTGAGGAAGAGTCGTGAAGATCTGACAGCTGTTGTATCTGTGAGCACAAAATTCCCAGCTTATGAGCGAGTTCAGTTGCGTGAGG ctggtTTTAAGAGACCTGTGGTTATATTTGGCCCGATTGCAGATATCGCTATGGAGAAGTTGTCAAATGATTTGCCTCACCTGTACCAGACAGCAA AGACAGAACCCAGAGACGCAGGTTCAGAGAAGTCAACTGGGGTAGTGCGCTTGAACACTGTGAGGCAAATCATTGAGCAG GATAAACATGCTCTGTTGGATGTGACTCCTAAAGCAGTGGACCTGCTAAATTATACCCAGTGGTTTCCAATTGTGGTCTTCTTTAACCCAGACAGTAAGCAGGGTGTGAAAACCATGAGACAAAGGCTATGTTCCACATCTAACAAGAGCTCGAGAAAACTTTATgagcaagcaaacaaactgaagaaaacttgTTCCCACCTCTTTACAG CCACCATCAATTTGAATTCAGCCAACGATAGCTGGTATGGTAGTCTGAAAGACAcaattcagcagcagcaaggagaagCAGTATGGGTATCAGAAGGAAAG ATGGACGGCATggaagatgatgcagatgatCGTATGTCTTATCTTACTGCAATGGGCGCTGACTATTTGAGTTGTGACAGTCGGCTGATCAGTGACCTAGAGGATACAGATGGAGAAGGAGGTGCATACACTGACAATGAACTTGACGAGCCCTCAGACGAACCAAGGATTTCATCTGTTAGCCGGTCCTCTGAACCTGTGCATCATGAGGAG agtttaaaaaaatttagtcCAGAACCAAGGGCTCATTTGAGAAAAGCTGGTAGCAGGGAGATTCTTAGAGAACCAAGTCCACCTCCAGCATTCAAGCCTGAACCACCCAAG GGAAAGTTACAAAACAAAGAGGATCTATATGACTTCCCCAAGAACTACGACTCCAAATCAAGTAACATTGCTGTCAGCAGTGAGACTTCAACTGTATCAGCTAAAGCAGCACCACCACCTGTTTCTGTGAAACCTGCCTTTGGGCGTCCCATCCTGAGAAACTCTCAGCCAGCAGTCCCACCTgcagatgaggaagaggagaccaagttggaagaggaaggaagcgAACAAGAAAATACTCCAAAATCTGTACTgaggaaagtaaaaatatttgaagagatGGATCATAAGGCGAGGATACAAAGAATGCAAGAGCTACAGGAGGCCCAGAATGCCAGG cttgAAATAGCCCAGAAGCACCCAGATATTTATGCTGTCCCTGTCAAAACACAGAAGTcagaacagaactggccccagccTATGAG CTCCAGACCTCCAGAACCCCAGAAACCTCCTATTAGGCCTTACCTAGACAACCGTGGCAGTTACGGCAGTgatgcagaagaggaggaggagtacCGTCGGCAGCTATCAGACCATTCTAAGAAGGGGTATTATGGACAGCCATCCAGATACAGAGACACAGAATTGTAG